One Papaver somniferum cultivar HN1 chromosome 10, ASM357369v1, whole genome shotgun sequence genomic window carries:
- the LOC113316727 gene encoding formin-like protein 7, translating into MPPFDASLMGGRKIPSPQPPPPPQPAESHRLSSLRTPAQPPELLTPPRRKKEREERRITQAIKQKKEELEKLKSQVSVPPTPPPPPPPNFFQKFFKLNNYKKPESSEQPPPSSSSTITTQHPSSPPPPPPPPPPKSFFQQFFNSGGKTAADLPAPAPPIPEVADSSSTNTTLNQGKPPLPTSAKSSRKKEYHLTIGNQSPVAGIPPPPFPTPGMKFSAHGNLVRIQNSSSEFADEPATTPSYLSSDVNTKFNNFISKVRAGFEEEKNNPVGSDDTSSSSTTAIPYYPTQPGVYERRPPL; encoded by the coding sequence ATGCCGCCATTTGATGCGTCTTTAATGGGTGGACGAAAAATTCCATCTCCGCAACCACCACCACCCCCGCAACCAGCGGAATCACACAGACTCTCCTCTCTAAGAACACCAGCACAACCACCGGAATTACTAACACCaccaagaagaaagaaagagagggaGGAGAGAAGGATAACTCAGGCGATAAAACAAAAGAAAGAGGAGCTCGAGAAGTTAAAATCCCAGGTGTCCGTTCCACctacacctccaccaccaccgccaccgaatTTCTTTCAGAAAttttttaaattaaataattacaaGAAACCAGAGTCCTCCGAACAACCTCCACCGTCAAGTTCATCTACCATAACAACTCAACATCCATCATCCCCacctccaccaccgccaccaccaccgccaaaaTCGTTTTTTCAACAATTTTTCAACAGTGGTGGTAAAACTGCAGCTGATTTACCAGCACCGGCACCACCAATACCAGAAGTTGCTGACTCATCTTCCACAAATACAACGCTTAACCAAGGGAAACCACCATTACCGACGTCGGCCAAGAGTTCAAGAAAGAAAGAATATCATTTAACCATCGGCAATCAATCTCCAGTTGCCGGGATACCACCGCCGCCATTTCCAACGCCAGGGATGAAATTTTCTGCTCATGGGAATCTCGTAAGAATCCAGAATAGTTCATCTGAATTCGCCGATGAACCAGCAACAACACCATCCTATTTAAGTTCTGATGTAAACACTAAGTTTAATAATTTCATCTCTAAGGTTAGAGCTGGattcgaagaagagaagaataatccggttggtagtgatgataccTCATCGTCCTCAACAACAGCAATCCCATACTATCCTACACAACCTGGTGTTTATGAGAGGAGACCACCGCTTTAG